The Blastococcus sp. HT6-4 genome window below encodes:
- a CDS encoding Pr6Pr family membrane protein translates to MTRTTPTAPRTAARVWWAVLTVVVAASVATQFVLLLTDPEGASLGIAERIVRFFSYFTVQSDLLVLASVLPLVRDPDHDGPVWRVVRLASLLGITITGIVYAVVLAPLHDPEGLDRWTNAGEHYVSPVLTVVGWLLFGPRPRVTTGVVLRALLWPVAWIAWILAQGTVTGWYPYDFMDVGVQGYAVALRNLAFVVLLALAFLLVFRLVDHRLAATGAAGRIDGREAPALR, encoded by the coding sequence GTGACCCGGACGACGCCGACCGCTCCCCGCACCGCGGCCAGGGTCTGGTGGGCGGTGCTCACGGTCGTGGTGGCCGCATCCGTCGCGACCCAGTTCGTGCTGCTCCTGACCGACCCCGAGGGCGCGTCGCTGGGCATCGCCGAGCGGATCGTCCGGTTCTTCAGCTACTTCACCGTCCAGAGCGACCTGCTCGTGCTGGCGTCCGTGCTGCCGCTCGTGCGCGATCCCGACCACGACGGGCCGGTCTGGCGGGTGGTGCGGCTGGCCTCGCTGCTCGGGATCACCATCACCGGCATCGTCTACGCCGTCGTGCTGGCGCCGCTGCACGACCCGGAGGGCCTCGACCGGTGGACCAACGCCGGCGAGCACTACGTCTCGCCCGTCCTCACCGTCGTCGGCTGGCTGCTGTTCGGGCCGCGCCCCCGCGTCACCACGGGTGTGGTGCTGCGTGCCCTGCTGTGGCCGGTCGCCTGGATCGCGTGGATCCTGGCCCAGGGGACGGTCACCGGCTGGTACCCCTACGACTTCATGGACGTGGGCGTCCAGGGCTACGCCGTCGCCCTGCGCAACCTCGCGTTCGTCGTCCTGCTCGCCCTGGCGTTCCTGCTGGTGTTCCGGCTGGTCGATCACCGACTGGCGGCCACCGGCGCGGCCGGACGCATCGACGGACGAGAGGCCCCGGCGCTGCGCTGA
- a CDS encoding DUF1353 domain-containing protein gives MPFEVGDVVVRRRDETRWTVVEPLVYVGNRDRFVIPAGFVTDFATVPRVVVWLVPRFGRYTAAAILHDWLVTAGIVSGVVTGREADGLFRRVLRESGVPVVRRWLMWCGVRWGAFADPVRGRGWWRSAPAVLGISLLAAPVVVPPAVLIAAALVVYGLVEAAVGLLTGTWPRDAGSFRI, from the coding sequence GTGCCGTTCGAGGTGGGGGACGTCGTCGTCCGGAGGCGGGACGAGACGCGCTGGACGGTCGTCGAGCCGCTGGTGTACGTCGGCAACCGCGACCGGTTCGTCATCCCCGCCGGGTTCGTCACCGACTTCGCCACGGTGCCCCGTGTCGTGGTGTGGCTGGTGCCGCGGTTCGGCCGCTACACCGCCGCGGCGATCCTGCACGACTGGCTGGTCACCGCCGGGATCGTCAGCGGGGTGGTGACCGGCCGGGAGGCCGACGGTCTGTTCCGCCGGGTGCTGCGGGAGAGCGGCGTGCCGGTGGTGCGCCGCTGGCTGATGTGGTGCGGCGTGCGCTGGGGCGCCTTCGCCGACCCGGTGCGCGGCCGGGGCTGGTGGCGCAGCGCGCCGGCGGTGCTGGGCATCTCCCTGCTGGCCGCGCCGGTCGTCGTGCCGCCGGCCGTGCTCATCGCGGCCGCCCTGGTCGTCTACGGCCTGGTCGAGGCGGCCGTCGGGCTGCTCACCGGGACGTGGCCGCGCGACGCGGGGTCCTTCCGCATCTGA
- a CDS encoding alpha/beta hydrolase fold domain-containing protein yields MALTYPTRPGDIDHLIADDHAFVERQFQHLEAGRGDRRVLVDQITMQLALHAFAEETVLYPIWPEIGMTDEHEDAEHEHQEIKELLVVLGRTQPGEAEFEEALGNLIGLVRHHVDDEESEELPEFRSKAGPARMAELGEKFLAAKRQAPTRPHPHAPDEGLAERIAGMLAKPLDHVRDVLSGKQKDMATDPSGLLDPQAQAIVDAHSSLGLLPFEILTPDQARKQPGPKQAVQKVMAERGIDGPEPVGSVDDLMIPDGAGGQQRLRVYKPDGAGPGALPIIMWLHGGGWVLFDIDDHYDDSCRALCTKTGAIVVSPDYRRAPEAVFPAAHDDVLTAWTWVRENAAQFGGDPTRMAIGGESVGGNMAAATALTLAANGQPRPLAQVCVYPLTTGEQFGESMADAADARPLNRALLSWMAMHAFQGKPEAATDPRIALLDWTPEQRASMPSTLVITAGRDVLRSQGQQFARDLEAAGVETGHRNYEGVMHEFFGAAAVLDKAEQAQQEAAQHFRRAFGTAA; encoded by the coding sequence ATGGCCCTGACGTACCCCACCAGGCCCGGCGACATCGACCACCTGATCGCCGACGACCACGCGTTCGTCGAGCGGCAGTTCCAGCACCTGGAGGCCGGCCGCGGCGACCGGAGGGTGCTGGTCGACCAGATCACGATGCAGCTGGCGCTGCACGCCTTCGCCGAGGAGACGGTCCTCTACCCGATCTGGCCCGAGATCGGCATGACCGACGAGCACGAGGACGCCGAGCACGAGCACCAGGAGATCAAGGAGCTGCTCGTCGTCCTCGGCCGGACGCAGCCGGGGGAGGCGGAGTTCGAGGAGGCGCTCGGAAACCTGATCGGGCTCGTCCGCCACCACGTCGACGACGAGGAGTCCGAGGAGCTGCCGGAGTTCCGGTCGAAGGCCGGGCCCGCACGGATGGCCGAGCTGGGGGAGAAGTTCCTGGCGGCCAAGCGCCAGGCTCCGACCCGGCCGCACCCGCACGCCCCCGACGAGGGTCTGGCCGAGCGGATCGCGGGCATGCTGGCCAAGCCGCTGGACCACGTCCGGGACGTGCTCTCGGGCAAGCAGAAGGACATGGCCACCGACCCCTCCGGGCTGCTCGACCCGCAGGCCCAGGCGATCGTCGACGCGCACTCCTCGCTGGGGCTGCTGCCGTTCGAGATCCTCACGCCTGACCAGGCGCGCAAGCAGCCGGGCCCCAAGCAGGCGGTCCAGAAGGTCATGGCCGAGCGGGGCATCGACGGCCCGGAGCCGGTCGGCTCGGTCGACGACCTGATGATCCCCGACGGCGCCGGCGGGCAGCAGCGACTGCGCGTCTACAAGCCCGACGGCGCCGGGCCCGGTGCGCTGCCGATCATCATGTGGCTCCACGGTGGCGGGTGGGTCCTGTTCGACATCGACGACCACTACGACGACTCCTGCCGGGCCCTGTGCACCAAGACCGGTGCGATCGTCGTCAGCCCCGACTACCGGCGGGCGCCGGAGGCGGTCTTCCCGGCGGCCCACGACGACGTCCTGACCGCCTGGACCTGGGTGCGGGAGAACGCCGCCCAGTTCGGCGGTGACCCGACCCGGATGGCGATCGGCGGCGAGTCCGTCGGCGGCAACATGGCAGCGGCCACCGCGCTCACGCTGGCGGCCAACGGCCAGCCGCGCCCACTGGCCCAGGTCTGCGTCTACCCGCTCACCACCGGCGAGCAGTTCGGCGAGTCGATGGCCGACGCCGCCGACGCCCGTCCGCTGAACCGGGCCCTCCTGTCGTGGATGGCGATGCACGCCTTCCAGGGGAAGCCCGAGGCGGCGACGGACCCGCGCATCGCGCTGCTCGACTGGACGCCGGAGCAGCGGGCGAGCATGCCGTCGACGCTGGTCATCACCGCCGGGCGCGACGTGCTGCGCAGTCAGGGGCAGCAGTTCGCGAGGGATCTCGAGGCCGCCGGAGTGGAGACCGGGCACCGGAACTACGAGGGCGTCATGCACGAGTTCTTCGGTGCGGCCGCGGTGCTGGACAAGGCCGAGCAGGCCCAGCAGGAGGCCGCGCAGCACTTCCGGCGCGCCTTCGGGACGGCGGCCTGA
- a CDS encoding SPFH domain-containing protein has protein sequence MQIVVQEWERVLLYRDGRFEEVLGAGRHRRLRWRRRRVRVPVRPRLLVVPSQEVLTADGLSVKVSLTVAARTADPRRWYEAVDDADGFLYAALQIALREAVGARTLDELLAARDSLPDDLRGRVAGSAEAVGVAIDSLALRDVMVPAELRRAAAEVATARAQGQAALERARSEVAATRALANAARLVAEQPALLQLRTLQAVEAGGATVVLTQGPAGVDPAGTGRRDG, from the coding sequence GTGCAGATCGTCGTCCAGGAGTGGGAGCGGGTCCTGCTCTACCGGGACGGCCGGTTCGAGGAGGTCCTCGGAGCAGGCCGCCACCGCCGGCTGCGCTGGCGGCGCCGCCGGGTCCGCGTGCCGGTCCGGCCCCGGCTGCTCGTCGTCCCGAGCCAGGAGGTGCTCACCGCCGACGGGTTGTCGGTCAAGGTGAGTCTCACCGTCGCGGCGCGGACCGCGGATCCCCGGCGGTGGTACGAGGCGGTCGACGACGCCGACGGCTTCCTCTACGCCGCGCTGCAGATCGCGCTGCGCGAGGCGGTGGGCGCGCGCACCCTGGACGAGCTGCTCGCCGCCCGCGACTCGCTCCCCGACGACCTGCGAGGGCGGGTCGCCGGCTCCGCGGAGGCCGTGGGCGTGGCGATCGACAGCCTCGCCCTCCGCGACGTCATGGTCCCGGCGGAGCTCCGGCGGGCCGCCGCCGAGGTCGCGACCGCCCGCGCCCAGGGGCAGGCCGCTCTCGAGCGCGCCCGCTCGGAGGTGGCGGCGACGAGGGCGCTGGCCAACGCCGCTCGCCTGGTGGCCGAGCAGCCGGCGCTGCTGCAGCTGCGCACGCTGCAGGCCGTCGAGGCCGGCGGGGCGACGGTGGTGCTGACGCAGGGTCCGGCCGGCGTGGACCCGGCCGGAACCGGTCGTCGGGACGGCTGA
- a CDS encoding DMT family transporter, producing MSATLDTRPRPRWGVRFSRQEMALIAVTAVWGATFLIVHLAMQHGAPLLFVGLRFLAAGAISLVIFRRTLTGLTRRELGAGAAIGVTIFGGYALQTIGLQTIPSSTSAFLTALYVPLVPLLQWAVFRRAPKPAAWAGVALAFTGLVLLADPGSAGLTLSTGEILTLVSTVAIAAEIVLIGLYAGTVDLGRITVVQLLVGGALSVAMMPVVGEAVPSFSWLWLAAAIGLGAASCLIQLTMNWAQRSVSPTRATVIYAGEPVWGGVIGRLAGDRLPGLAIVGAALIVAGVLVSELKPRTRGESPPRRDDVEPACS from the coding sequence GTGAGCGCAACGCTGGACACCAGGCCTCGTCCCCGCTGGGGTGTCCGGTTCAGCCGGCAGGAGATGGCGCTGATCGCCGTCACCGCCGTCTGGGGCGCCACGTTCCTCATCGTCCACCTCGCCATGCAGCACGGCGCGCCGCTGCTCTTCGTCGGCCTGCGCTTCCTCGCCGCCGGCGCGATCAGCCTGGTCATCTTCCGCCGGACGCTGACCGGGCTGACCCGGCGGGAGCTGGGTGCCGGCGCGGCGATCGGCGTGACGATCTTCGGCGGCTACGCGCTGCAGACCATCGGCCTGCAGACGATCCCCAGCAGCACCTCGGCGTTCCTCACCGCGCTCTACGTCCCGCTCGTGCCGCTGCTGCAGTGGGCGGTGTTCCGCCGCGCACCCAAGCCCGCCGCCTGGGCCGGGGTGGCGCTCGCCTTCACCGGACTGGTCCTGCTGGCCGACCCCGGTTCGGCGGGGCTGACGCTGAGCACCGGAGAGATCCTGACGCTGGTCAGCACCGTCGCCATCGCCGCGGAGATCGTCCTCATCGGCCTGTACGCCGGCACCGTCGACCTCGGCCGGATCACCGTCGTACAGCTGCTCGTCGGCGGCGCCCTGTCGGTAGCGATGATGCCCGTCGTCGGTGAGGCCGTTCCGTCCTTCTCCTGGCTCTGGCTCGCCGCCGCGATCGGTCTCGGCGCCGCCAGCTGCCTCATCCAGCTCACCATGAACTGGGCCCAGCGGTCGGTGTCCCCGACCCGGGCCACGGTCATCTACGCCGGTGAGCCGGTGTGGGGCGGCGTCATCGGGCGCCTCGCCGGCGACCGACTGCCCGGCCTCGCCATCGTCGGCGCCGCCCTCATCGTCGCCGGCGTACTCGTCAGCGAGCTCAAGCCCCGGACCCGTGGTGAATCGCCGCCGCGCCGAGATGACGTCGAACCGGCTTGCAGCTGA
- a CDS encoding phenylalanine--tRNA ligase beta subunit-related protein, with amino-acid sequence MTDPQQWLAAATVDDAVFALRPDYRVVLLTADGLQGGPSDESSEQVLAAAEAITRERLDGRKPEELPHLAAWREAYRAFGAKPQRTRPSVEALMRRIDPGGLPRIDRITDVYNAVSIASMLPFGGEDRAAYASPPRLVRADGTEAFDTTAGGEAVVEHPEVGEVVWRDDAGVTCRRWNWRQCTRTGITTATTSAVFILDVLDPLTDDDAHAAADALTEGLLAHSPDATFHRRLITRADGSAPC; translated from the coding sequence ATGACCGACCCCCAGCAGTGGCTCGCCGCCGCCACCGTCGACGACGCGGTGTTCGCGCTGCGGCCGGACTACCGCGTGGTGCTGCTGACCGCCGACGGCCTGCAGGGCGGCCCCAGCGACGAGTCCAGCGAACAGGTTCTTGCCGCCGCCGAGGCGATCACGCGGGAGCGGCTCGACGGGCGCAAGCCCGAGGAGCTGCCGCACCTCGCCGCGTGGCGGGAGGCCTACCGGGCCTTCGGCGCCAAGCCGCAGCGCACCCGGCCCAGCGTCGAGGCGCTGATGCGCCGGATCGACCCCGGCGGCCTGCCGCGCATCGACCGGATCACCGACGTCTACAACGCCGTCTCCATCGCCTCCATGCTGCCCTTCGGTGGGGAGGACCGCGCCGCCTACGCCAGCCCGCCGCGACTCGTCCGCGCCGACGGCACCGAGGCCTTCGACACCACCGCCGGCGGCGAGGCGGTCGTCGAGCACCCGGAGGTCGGCGAGGTCGTCTGGCGCGACGACGCCGGCGTCACCTGCCGCCGCTGGAACTGGCGCCAGTGCACCCGCACGGGCATCACCACCGCCACCACCAGTGCCGTCTTCATCCTCGACGTGCTCGACCCGCTCACCGATGACGACGCACACGCCGCAGCCGACGCGCTCACCGAGGGCCTGCTCGCCCACAGCCCGGACGCCACCTTCCACCGCCGGCTGATCACCCGCGCCGACGGAAGTGCACCGTGCTGA
- a CDS encoding XRE family transcriptional regulator: MTAEVVAVNEVIGQRVRQHRIARGWTLDELADRSGVSRRMVITIEHGEGNPSIATLLRISDALGVGLPVLVDVERPHALTVTAAGRAPVLWHGDHGGQAVLVAGTQPPDVVELWDWSLQPGDANTSEAHSAGTRELLLVLEGAVDLRVGDRTERLTVGDSAAFAGDVAHGYANPADATGPARFALTVFQPHVTGSHS; encoded by the coding sequence ATGACGGCCGAAGTGGTCGCGGTCAACGAGGTGATCGGGCAGCGGGTTCGGCAGCACCGGATCGCCCGCGGCTGGACGCTGGATGAGCTGGCCGACCGCTCGGGGGTCAGCCGCCGCATGGTGATCACCATCGAGCACGGCGAGGGCAACCCGAGCATCGCCACGCTGCTGCGGATCAGCGACGCCCTCGGTGTCGGGCTGCCCGTCCTGGTCGACGTCGAGCGCCCGCACGCCCTCACCGTGACCGCGGCCGGGCGGGCCCCGGTGCTGTGGCACGGGGACCACGGCGGGCAGGCGGTGCTGGTCGCCGGCACCCAGCCGCCCGACGTCGTCGAGCTGTGGGACTGGTCGCTGCAGCCGGGCGATGCGAACACCAGCGAGGCGCACAGCGCCGGCACCCGGGAACTGCTGCTCGTCCTGGAGGGCGCAGTCGACCTGCGCGTCGGTGACCGGACCGAGCGGTTGACCGTGGGCGACTCCGCGGCCTTCGCCGGTGACGTCGCCCACGGCTACGCCAACCCCGCCGACGCCACCGGCCCCGCCCGTTTCGCCCTCACCGTGTTCCAGCCCCACGTCACCGGGAGCCATTCATGA
- a CDS encoding PLP-dependent transferase, producing MHSATKSIGGHSDLLLGVVVCGREDDRERVARRREVAGATPGALEAYLALRGARTLAVRLRQEQESAGELARRLAAHPAVDRVRYPGLPGDPHRDLAARWPTPAPPTPSVPSCASTLG from the coding sequence GTGCACAGCGCGACGAAGTCCATCGGCGGGCACTCCGACCTGCTGCTCGGCGTCGTGGTCTGCGGGCGCGAGGACGACCGCGAGCGGGTGGCCCGCCGCCGCGAGGTCGCCGGGGCCACCCCCGGCGCGCTGGAGGCCTACCTGGCGCTGCGCGGCGCCCGCACCCTGGCCGTGCGACTGCGCCAGGAGCAGGAGTCCGCCGGTGAGCTCGCCCGCCGGCTTGCCGCGCATCCCGCGGTCGACCGGGTGCGCTACCCGGGCCTACCCGGCGACCCGCATCGCGATCTCGCCGCCCGCTGGCCGACGCCGGCGCCGCCGACGCCGTCTGTGCCGAGCTGCGCGTCGACGCTGGGATGA
- a CDS encoding SpoIIE family protein phosphatase: protein MDRDTFTGRPEDVYAHVHPDDVADVRARVQHAVDTGGIYDAEYRIVLADGSHRWVAARGQVVDGAEGATGHLVGVVHDTTDRALTQQQTQQAAARERLLSRITEELSGTLDADEAAHRLARLVLPAVADWCIVTLVDDDQAAGSRRGLRPAAAEHVDPAMRPVLDGYAQARLGALGDEAIVVRAMRTGRLQLVGTGATAHALTMLTPGPTHEAIRALAPEAMTVLPLPGRTGPVGLMTLANGAGRGPFTPEDLNTARHVAGRAGLVLDNARLFRQQRDLAEGFQRSLLTPPPEPDHLQIVVRYVPAAQAAQVGGDWYDAFMQPSGATLLVIGDVVGHDVQAAAAMGQIRSIVRTLGALDHDGPAAVLRQVEQVMETLQTPILATTVVARLEQTDEERADGLTRLCWSNAGHPPPMAVGSDGSVTALTTAHTDLLLGVDATAPRRESQVHLGRDTVVLFYTDGLVERRDSHLDAGTARLQDTLAQLAGRNLDELCDELLARMLPDAPDDDVALVAVRLHPQDRPRPAEAGPERVPPNVPAD, encoded by the coding sequence ATGGACCGGGACACCTTCACCGGCCGCCCGGAGGACGTCTACGCCCATGTGCACCCCGACGACGTCGCCGATGTCCGCGCCCGCGTTCAGCACGCCGTCGACACCGGCGGGATCTACGACGCCGAGTACCGCATCGTGCTCGCCGACGGCTCTCACCGGTGGGTCGCCGCCCGCGGGCAGGTGGTCGATGGCGCCGAAGGCGCCACCGGACACCTCGTCGGGGTGGTGCACGACACCACCGACCGCGCCCTGACGCAGCAGCAGACTCAGCAGGCCGCCGCCCGGGAGCGGCTGCTCAGCCGGATCACCGAGGAGCTCAGCGGCACCCTGGATGCCGACGAGGCCGCTCACCGCCTGGCCCGGCTGGTGCTGCCCGCGGTCGCCGACTGGTGCATCGTCACCCTCGTCGACGACGACCAGGCCGCCGGCTCCCGCCGCGGCCTGCGCCCGGCCGCCGCGGAGCACGTCGATCCGGCGATGCGGCCGGTCCTCGACGGCTACGCGCAGGCGCGGCTGGGCGCGCTGGGCGACGAGGCGATCGTCGTCCGGGCGATGCGCACCGGGCGGCTGCAGCTGGTCGGGACCGGCGCCACCGCGCACGCGCTGACGATGCTGACCCCTGGCCCGACGCACGAGGCCATCCGGGCGCTGGCACCCGAAGCCATGACCGTCCTTCCGCTGCCCGGGCGCACCGGCCCGGTCGGGCTGATGACCCTGGCCAACGGTGCCGGCCGTGGCCCGTTCACCCCCGAAGACCTCAACACCGCCCGGCACGTCGCCGGCCGCGCCGGCCTGGTCCTGGACAACGCCCGGTTGTTCCGGCAGCAGCGGGATCTGGCCGAAGGCTTCCAGCGGTCCCTGCTGACCCCGCCGCCGGAACCGGACCACCTGCAGATCGTGGTCCGGTACGTGCCCGCGGCGCAGGCCGCGCAGGTCGGCGGGGACTGGTACGACGCGTTCATGCAGCCCAGCGGCGCGACGCTGCTGGTCATCGGCGACGTCGTCGGCCACGACGTGCAGGCCGCCGCGGCGATGGGACAGATCCGCAGCATCGTGCGGACCCTCGGCGCGCTGGACCACGATGGGCCGGCCGCGGTGCTGAGGCAGGTGGAGCAGGTGATGGAGACCCTGCAGACGCCGATCCTGGCGACCACGGTCGTCGCCCGGCTGGAGCAGACCGACGAAGAACGCGCCGACGGGCTGACCCGGCTCTGCTGGTCGAACGCCGGGCATCCGCCGCCGATGGCGGTCGGATCCGACGGCTCGGTCACCGCACTCACCACCGCCCACACCGATCTGCTGCTCGGGGTGGACGCCACAGCCCCGCGCCGCGAGTCCCAGGTGCACCTGGGCCGCGACACGGTCGTGCTCTTCTACACCGACGGGCTGGTCGAACGCCGCGACTCCCACCTCGATGCCGGCACGGCCCGCCTGCAGGACACCTTGGCCCAGCTCGCCGGCCGGAACCTGGACGAGTTGTGCGACGAACTGCTGGCCCGCATGCTGCCCGACGCGCCCGACGACGACGTCGCTCTGGTCGCGGTGCGACTGCACCCGCAGGACCGGCCGCGCCCGGCCGAGGCCGGTCCCGAGCGGGTGCCACCGAACGTGCCGGCCGACTGA
- a CDS encoding ATP-binding protein, with protein sequence MGNDLWGHRHPPPTGADTVLVGRWEPAGIADLTRARRRLAADLQHAAGADGGAVERLLLVFEEIGSNALRHGGAPVDITVCSFGNYWLLEVGDTDVSTPPTPAVDRDAADGGLGLYLVGQICGAHGWYVDGTRKVAWARIDYTRAEAPPEVTASLPRPSLARSGSASAP encoded by the coding sequence TTGGGCAACGACCTGTGGGGCCACCGCCATCCGCCGCCGACGGGCGCCGACACCGTCCTCGTCGGACGGTGGGAGCCGGCCGGCATCGCAGACCTGACGCGCGCCCGACGACGGCTCGCCGCAGACCTGCAGCATGCGGCCGGCGCCGACGGCGGGGCCGTGGAGCGGCTGCTGCTCGTGTTCGAGGAGATCGGCTCCAACGCGCTGCGACATGGCGGCGCTCCTGTGGACATCACCGTGTGCAGCTTCGGCAACTACTGGCTGCTGGAGGTGGGGGACACCGACGTCAGTACGCCGCCGACCCCGGCCGTCGATCGGGACGCCGCGGACGGTGGCCTGGGCCTGTACCTGGTCGGGCAGATCTGCGGAGCGCACGGCTGGTACGTCGACGGCACCCGCAAGGTCGCCTGGGCGCGGATCGACTACACCCGGGCGGAGGCGCCTCCCGAGGTCACGGCCTCCCTGCCCAGACCGTCGCTCGCCCGGTCCGGATCCGCATCAGCACCCTGA
- a CDS encoding YciI family protein has protein sequence MNQYLLSVYEVEGQVDGAPATAEEMQAFMGRVIALEEEMDRSGAFAFGGALHGPDAATVVRGGTGRDKVTTDGPFVEAKEHIGGFYIVNAEDLDEALSWAEKVVEAIGHDIEVRPFRATGRLQAGGH, from the coding sequence ATGAACCAGTACCTGCTGTCGGTGTACGAGGTGGAAGGACAGGTGGACGGAGCGCCCGCCACGGCGGAGGAGATGCAGGCCTTCATGGGCCGGGTGATCGCCCTGGAGGAGGAGATGGACCGGTCCGGGGCGTTCGCGTTCGGCGGTGCGCTGCACGGTCCCGACGCGGCCACCGTGGTGCGGGGTGGCACCGGCCGCGACAAGGTGACCACCGACGGGCCCTTCGTGGAGGCGAAGGAGCACATCGGCGGGTTCTACATCGTCAATGCCGAGGACCTCGACGAGGCGCTGTCGTGGGCGGAGAAGGTCGTCGAGGCCATCGGCCACGACATCGAGGTGCGCCCGTTCCGGGCCACCGGGCGGCTGCAGGCCGGCGGCCACTGA
- a CDS encoding sigma-70 family RNA polymerase sigma factor, translated as MDDVERAFREAHGQAVATLTRVFGDLSLAEDAVQDAFVRAMDRWPGDGLPDNPAGWIVATARNRATDVVRRERRGRRLTEQIATDHLQAERAPGPEVPGPLPDDQLRLIFTCCHPALGLEHQVALTLRLVAGLTPAEVAAAFLVTDATMAKRLVRAKNKIKAANIPYRVPDHADLPRRLQAVLTVLYLIYNAGADDFGRRGLRAEAIRLTRVLVGLMPGEPEAAGLLALMLLSDARMPARRDVAHVVQLEDQDRSLWDRSLIAEGQGLVLACLRRRRLGPFQLQAAIQALHCAAPRYEQTDWAAIVRFYDRLFAVMPTPVVAMNRAVAVAETEGPAAGLRHLDDLARDLAGYHLLHAARGSMLERLGRRDEAAAAYGQAAALARTAADTAFLARRHTELTPDQPL; from the coding sequence ATGGACGACGTCGAGCGCGCGTTCCGGGAGGCGCACGGTCAGGCCGTGGCGACGCTCACCCGGGTCTTCGGTGACCTCTCGCTCGCCGAGGACGCCGTCCAGGACGCGTTCGTCCGCGCCATGGACCGGTGGCCGGGCGACGGTCTCCCGGACAACCCCGCCGGCTGGATCGTCGCCACCGCACGGAACCGGGCCACCGACGTCGTCCGCCGGGAGCGGCGGGGCCGTCGGCTCACCGAGCAGATCGCGACCGATCACCTCCAGGCCGAGCGCGCCCCGGGCCCGGAGGTGCCGGGACCGCTGCCCGACGACCAACTGCGGTTGATCTTCACCTGCTGCCACCCGGCCCTGGGGCTCGAGCACCAGGTGGCGTTGACCCTGCGACTGGTCGCCGGGCTCACCCCCGCGGAGGTCGCAGCCGCGTTCCTTGTCACCGACGCAACCATGGCCAAGCGGCTGGTGCGCGCGAAGAACAAGATCAAGGCGGCGAACATCCCGTACCGCGTCCCCGACCACGCCGACCTGCCGCGCCGCCTGCAGGCCGTGCTGACGGTCCTGTACCTCATCTACAACGCCGGTGCCGACGACTTCGGGCGGCGGGGCCTGCGGGCCGAGGCGATCCGGCTGACCCGGGTACTGGTCGGGCTGATGCCCGGCGAACCCGAGGCCGCGGGTCTGCTGGCCCTGATGCTGCTCAGCGACGCCCGGATGCCGGCCCGCCGCGACGTAGCCCACGTCGTGCAGCTCGAGGACCAGGACCGGTCACTGTGGGACCGTTCGCTGATCGCCGAGGGGCAGGGACTGGTGCTGGCGTGCCTGCGCCGCCGTCGGCTGGGCCCGTTCCAGCTGCAGGCGGCGATCCAGGCGCTCCATTGCGCCGCACCCCGCTACGAGCAGACCGACTGGGCGGCGATCGTCCGGTTCTACGACCGGCTGTTCGCGGTGATGCCGACGCCGGTGGTGGCGATGAACCGGGCGGTGGCGGTCGCCGAGACCGAAGGCCCGGCGGCGGGCCTTCGGCATCTCGACGACCTGGCGCGGGACCTGGCCGGGTACCACCTGCTGCACGCCGCGCGCGGATCGATGCTGGAGCGGCTGGGACGACGCGATGAGGCCGCCGCAGCCTACGGCCAGGCGGCTGCGCTGGCGCGGACCGCCGCCGACACCGCCTTCCTCGCCCGGCGGCACACCGAGCTCACCCCGGACCAGCCCCTATAG